The Lichenihabitans psoromatis genomic interval GACTCGAACGCCATCGCGGCATCGAAGACGCCGATCCCCGGTTCGTCCACTAGCGCGAGCCGGCCCCGGATCTCCGGATCAAACAACCAGCCCCAGCTTGCCTCATCGGCCCGTCGGTCGGGAAACAGATGCGGCAAGTAGGCAAAGGCATCGAGATTATGAACGGTCGGGAGCATGGAGATGCGCGAGGATGGCCGTTCGCCGAGCGACAGGTCGGGTTGGACATAGAGAACCTTATTGGGGTTCTCCCCGCGCCCGAGCGAGGCGAGCGGGCTGATCCTGCCGCGTTTGGTCAGGTCGCTGACCTCGCTCCACCGCTCGATGCGACTGAGGTCGATCGGCTGGATCGCGCGCCAGAACCAGACGATATCGAGATTGTGGAAACACTGATCGTAGATGTCGTAGCTGTCCGGCTCGAGCGCCGCCTTCCGCTGCGCCGAGAGAAAATCAAGGCTTTCGAAGGAGAGCGAGATGCCGAGTTCGTCTTCGGCCATCCGGCGCAGCGGCTCGATCAGGGTGATCTCTGTCCCGAGCACACGAAGATGAGGCCGCGCGGCCTTTCCAGACGATCGCGGCGCGGCAAGACGGGGACGCGACCGATCGCGAAGCGCCATACGATCAGCCGGCCGACGAGAGAGCGAGCGGGTCGCGCAGGAGCCCGAAGGCAGCGAGCGACCGCTCGATCAGGCCAGGATCGAGCCCCCGCGTGATAAACACCAGCCGCGAGCGACGATCCGCGTTGGGCCATGCCGAGAGATGCGTGGGGACATGGACGAGTTGCTGCACGCCGTGGATCGCGACCGGCGTATCGGCCCCCTCGACGTTGAGCAAGCCCTTGACCCGCAGAATGCGGCGACCGTGCCGGTTGAGCAGCATGGTCAGCCACAAACCGAACAGCGTCCAATCGAGCGGGCCGTCCACCACCAGCGAAACGGACGAGACGTCCTCTCCGTGAGCCGATCCAACGCCCGTGCGGCTCGGTGCGGCGACACAGCGAAAACCGTCGATCGCCGCCGTAAGCGCGGGCCGCTCGCTCAGGATGCCTTCGGCATCCAGCGTGTCGGTGCGTGCCATCATCAACGGCGCATCCGGATTGATGACCCGAAGCGCAGCGACGACGGCCTCGATCCCTTCGGGGTCGCAAAGATCGGTCTTGGTCAGCACCAGGCGATCGGCCACGGCGGCCTGCGACACGCTCTCGGGCTGATGCGCCAGTTGATCGCGGCCGTTGACGGCATCGACCGTGGTGACGACGGCTCCCATGCGGAAATGGTGCTTCAGCACCGCGTCGGCCGTGATGGTGGCGATGACCGGAAGCGGGTCGGCGAGGCCGGTCGACTCGATCACGATACGGCGGAACGGCGGCACCTCGCCGCGCGCACGGCGCGACTGCAAAGACTTGATCGCATCGGCGAGTTCCCCCCGGATCGTGCAGCAGAGGCAGCCGGACGACAGCATCACCATGGTGTCATCGATGCGGTCGAGAAGGTGGTGGTCGAGACCGACCTCACCAAATTCGTTGATCAGCACGGCCGTGTCGGCCAAGGCGGGATCCTGCAACAGACGCGCCAGCAGGGTTGTCTTGCCGGAACCGAGAAAGCCGGTCAGCAGGATCACGGGCGTGAAATCGGGGATCTGGCTCACGCCTGCCGCTCCATCCGGTCGAGGAGCCCCGCGTCCAGCGGATCGACCGGACGGCCGAGAAGATGCTCGGCCGCCACCCAAAGATGGCTCAGGTTGTCGACGATCTCGGTCTTGCCGGTGCGGGTCGACAGCAGAAAAGCGCTGCCCTGCCAGTCCGACAGGCTCAAGCCGAAATGGCCGAGGATGCGATTGGCATGGCTGACGCGGCGAGCGCGCTCACGGCGCCGCTCAAGCGGCCCGGTGTTGCGGGTGAAAGCTCCGGGCCGCGCATAGGCATCGGCCCAATGCTCCGAACCACCGAGAACACCGCAGAGCGCGCACATAAGGGCTTACTTTCCGCGCGGGACGCGCTTGGCATAGTCGTCCGCCATCTCGTCCATGGTCACGAATTTCACGCCCGGATGCGAGATCATATGCTGATAGAGACGCTCCAGCATCATGAGCACATGCGGTCGGCCCGATACATCCGGATGGATCGTGATCGGAAAGACCGCATAATCATATTCCCGATACACCCAATCGAACTGATCGCGCCACATCTGCTCGATGTCGCGCGGGTTGACGAAGCCATGGCTGTTCGGTGCCTTTTTGATGAACATCATGGGCGGCAGATCATCGAGGTACCAGCTCGCCGGGATTTCGATGAGGTCGGTTTCCTCGCCGCGCTTCAACGGCACCATCCAGTCGGACGGCTTCTTGGAATAATCGATCTTGGTCCAGCTATCGCCAACCCGCACCCGGTAGGGTTGGTGATCGTGGTGCATCAAGGAGTGATCGTATTTGATGCCGCGTTCGAGCAGCAACTCGTTGGTGACGGTCGAGAATTCCCACCAAGGGGCCACATAGCCGGTCGGGCGCTTGCCCGACAGCTTGGTGACGAGCTCGATACATTTATCGAGAATTTCGGTTTCCTGCTCGCGCGTCATCGCGATCGGATTCTCGTGGCTGTAGCCGTGAATGCCGATCTCGTGACCCGAATCCGCGACAGCCTGCATCTCCTTGGGGAAGGTCTCGATCGAATGGCCGGGGATGAACCAGGTCGTCTTGATGCCGAGCCGGTTGAACATCTTGAGCAGACGCGGGCTCCCGACCTCGCCGGCGAACAGGCCGCGCGAAATATCGTCCGGCGAATCTTCGCCGCCATAGGAGCCGAGCCAGCCCGCGACCGCATCCACGTCGATGCCGAAGCCGCAGAGAATTTCTTTTGCCATAGGGTATCCTTTCTTCAGGTTTCTCGTGGCCCGGACGTGCCGGGAGGCCTTAGAGCGGGCTCGCGACGGGGCCGCGGATCAGAGCCTCCGCCGCAAGCCCGGTCGCCAGCAGATCGTCATCAAACCCCGGCCCGCCCGACAGCAGACAGGCGGTCGGCAAGCCCTGGTGATCGAATCCGGAGGGGATCGATAGGCCGCACCAATCCAGGAAATTGCCCAGCAAGGTGTTGCGAAGCGTCTTGGTGTTGGTCGCGACGAAGAGATCGTCATCCGCCTCGAGTGCCGCGATGGGAGGCGCCACATGGGGGATCGTCGGAAACGCCACGAGCGTTTGGCCATCGAACAGGCTCAAGGTTTCGTCGATCAGCCGCGTGCGGGTTGCCCGGATGTCCTGCTCGGCAGCGGGCCCAATCGCCCGGCCGCTTAAGAGGCGCTTGACGACCCGGCGATCCATCCGGGTCGCGGCATCGCTTGCCAGCCGGTCCTTGTGAAGCCGATAGGCATCGACGGCCGCTAGCGGGCCATGGCTCGCGTTCAGCGCCACGATCGCGTCCAGCACCGGCAGCGGACGTCGCACGATCGTCGCACCTGCAGCAGCCAGACGCGCGAGAGCCGCCTCGAAATTCTGCGCAACGTCCGGCTCCATCCCGTCCCACACAACGTTGGTCGGCACCACGAGCCTCAGACCCGCGATACGGCCGCGACGGAGATCGGGCACCACCAAGCCCCGCGCCGCCGCATCGACGATCACCGCATCGACGACCGTGCGGCAGAGCACGCCAGCCGTATCCAGAGTGAGAGACAGGGGAAAGCCGCCCGCCATGGGCCAGCGACCGCTCGAGGGTTTGAACCCGATCACGCCATTATAGGCCGCCGGAATGCGGACCGAGCCGCCCGTATCGCTGCCGATCGCGATCGGCACGAGGCCCAGCGCGACAGCGACACCCGAGCCGGATGACGAACCACCCGGGACGCGCGGCTCGTCCCGGCTCCACGGATTGATCGGCGTGCCGTAATGCGGATTGAGGCCGAGCCCCGAATAGGCAAATTCGGTCATGTTGACCTTACCGATCGTGACGGCTCCTGCTTCGGCGAGCCGCGTGACGAGGGCTGCATCCTGTGCTGCGGGACCCTCGTCGAGCACGACCGAACCGGCCCGCGTCACCTGGCCTTTCAGATCGAACAAGTCCTTCCAAGCGACCGGCACGCCGTCGAGCAGGCTGAGCGGACGTCCGTCACGATGGCGCGCCGCGGAAGCCGCGGCTTCCGCATTGGCCCGGAGGGGCGTCGTCACCGTAAAGACAGATCGATCCGTGCAGCCGTCAATCGCTTGCAGCGCCTGCTCGGCCGCTTCAACCGGATCGGGGCCACCGCCGGCAAAGGCCGCCGCGAATTGGAGGATGGATCGTCCGCGGAACGCCTCCATGTCTGCGCTCTCTTTCGTCATGCGGCGGCCGGAATGATCGTCGCCTTGGCTGCATCCCACGACACATGCACCGATGAGCCGGTCGGAAATCCCTGGCCATACCGCTCGACATGGCCTTCCAGCGCGACGGATTGGCCGCCTTCGATCGCGAGCAGGAAGCGGACGATCGGACCGACCATGTCACGGCTTTCGATCGTCGCCTGCAGCACATTGCCCCGTTCGCTCTTTGAGACCGCGAGACCCGCGCTGACGGCGTTCATGGTGAACGCCTCCGCCGGCACCACGAGGGACGCCTGAGCGCCAGGCACCACCGGCTTGTTCATCACGCCTGAAAAACGACCGAATGTCGTCAGCACCTGGCCGCGACCGTTCTCGACGCCCTGTAGTGACCCGGACAGGATCGTGTTGCGCCCGATGAACTGAGCCACGAAGCGGCTGTCCGGCCGGGTGTAAAGGTCGCGCGGGCTCGAGATCTGTTCGATACGCCCATTGTTCATCACCACGATCCGATCCGACATGGTGAGCGCCTCGGACTGGGCATGCGTCACGAAAATAAAGGTGATGCCGAGGTTCACCTGCAGCAGCTTCAGTTCCGCCTGAATCGCTTTGCGAAGATTGGCGTCGAGCGCGCCGAGCGGCTCGTCGAGCAGCAGAATGTCGGGCTCGACCACGAGACCGCGCGCGAGCGCGATGCGCTGGCGCTGGCCGCCGGAGAGACGATCGGGTTTCTGATCCGCGATGTCGGTCAGGCCAAGGGTCGCGAGGATGCGCTCGACCTTGGCGTCGCGTTCGATGCGGGGCATGCCCTTTACGTCGAGCCCATAGCCGACGTTGCGGCGCACGGTCATATGAGGGAACAGCGCATAATTCTGGAAGATCATCGAGGTCGGCCGGCGTTCCGGCGGCAGATCGTTGATCCGTTGGCCTTTGATGAAAATGTCGCCCGAGGTGATCGTTTCGAAACCCGCGATCATCCGCAAGGTCGTGGTCTTGCCGCAGCCGGACGGGCCCAGAAAAGCGATGAACTCGCCCTTCTGGATAGTGAGGTCGAAGTCGATCACGGCCGGCGACCCGTTATCGTAGGTCTTCCCGACTCCGATCAATTCCACGTCATAGGTCACGGCCGCTGTCCCTTTCCGCTCCGACCTTCCCCCGCTTGCGGGAGAAGGCACCCTGTTGTCGGTCTATGCGCTCAAAAACTCGTCCCACTTCGAAACGACAAGGTCGTATTCGTCCGGCCATTGGTGCCAGTAGGCGACATTCTGGGCGCGTGTCGCGAGCGATCCGCCGTCGCGCAAGTCGCCTTCCTTGATGCCGCGCTCACGCGCGCCCTTCCACGGCTTGCCCTCGTACCAGAAGGCATATTTGTCCGGCGACATCACCTTCTGGATGTTGGTCGAAGGCGAGTAATAGCCCTGCTCCGACACGGTGATGCCCGGCTCCCCCGACAACCAGAAATCCGCATAGGCGACGACGGCATCCTTGTTGGCCGTTCCGGCGATCATGGTCGGGCCGATCGCCCAGGCGCGGTAGCCTTCCTTCGGCACCGCATATTTGCAAGGCTTGCCCTGCGCCTTCACGGCCATCACGGCCGGCTGCCACGCATCGCACACCACCATTTCGCCCGAGGCCATGAGGTTCACGAGTTCGCCGAAGTCACCCCAAAGGGCGCGGAACTGGCCATCCTTCTTCTTCGAAATCAGGAACTTGGCACCCTCTTCGATTTCTTGCTTGGTCGGGTTGCCGGGGTTCTTGGATTCGAGCAGGCCCAAAGTATTCATCGCCATGATGGCCTGGCCGAAGGCGATCAGAGGGTCGGTATTGAGACCGGATTTGCCTTTATACTTCTTGTCGAAGATGGCGGTCCATGTATTGGCTTCCTCCGCGCTCAGCGCATCGGGGTTGTAGCCGATCGAGTCGTAATTATAGACCGCCGGCACCATCCAAAGCTTGGAATGCGCGTCGTTGACCCAGATCTGGCCGGTGATCTGCGCCTTGGGGGCCCATTTGGGATTGGGCTTGGTGAAGGTGTCGCGGATGTTCGACCAGTTTTTCACGTCGGCGACGGGGACCGGTTCCACGTTATTGGTCTGCACGACGGCCGGCAGACGCTCCGCGATGATTTCCCAGCAATCATAGTCCTTCGAGCCGGACAGAATCTTGGTCTGGGCGTCCGGGAAGGTCGCGGCCGTCCCCTGCGTCGTGCCGGTGCCCGATTCTTTCTTGAAATCGGCGAGGATGCGATCCTGCACGGTCACGCTAAGACCGATCGTGCGAAGCTGCTCGCTCGCCAGCCCACTCGCGGCCGCATAGGCCCGACCCGACCCCAGGAACGGCGTGCCGCCCCCGAGCGCGAGCGCCATGGCGCCGGCCGTCCCCTTAAGCAGGGTCCGGCGATCCAAATCCAATTTATCGACCATAAGCGCGTCTCCCGATGCAGAGTAAGTCAATCGCCGGTTCAATACCGGCCCACGAGCAATCCGCCGTCGACGACGATCACCTGCCCCGTGACGTAGCGAGCCGCTTGCGAGGCGAGGAAAAGCGCCACGTCGGCGATCTCCCCGGGTTCGCCGATCCGGCCCATGGGAATAAAGTCGCCGGCTTTCTCGGCGCCGGCCGGCCCAAGCGAATGTTCCTCGGACAGGAGTTGCGCGGTGCGGATATAGCCGGGCGCGATGCCGTTGACCCGGATGCCGGCGCGCGCAAGCTCGACCGCGAGGCCGCGCACGAGACCCACCACACCCGCCTTCGCGGTCGAATAATGCACGTGCTCGTCCCACCCATAGGCGACACCCATGATGGACGAGAGGCAGATGATCGACCCGGTCTTGGCAGCCTTCATGCCGGCAAGCGCCGGCCGGATTACGCGCAGCATGCCCTTGAGATCGATATCCAGCGTATGATCCCAGGTCTGATCCGTCATTTCGGCCATCGGAACGCGATGGGCGATCCCCGCATTGGCGACGATGCAATCGAGCGCGCCGAAGCGGCTCTCGACATCGGCGACGATCCGATCCGCGTCGGCGGTCGAGCGAACGTCGAGGGGGTGGAATTCGGCTTGTCCGCCGGCCGCCACGATCGCGTCCGCGACGGTCTGGCCGGCGTCCAAAATATCGGTGACGATCACGCGATAGCCGGCCTGTGCGAAAGTTTCGGCGGTAGCGCGGCCGATGCCGATCCCGCCTCCGGTGATGAGGACGTTGGGCGCGGACCTGCTCACAGCATCACATCTCCTGAATTGGGGCCGAGCGTCTGGCCGACATAGATTTTCGCGTCCGCCGAGGCCAAAAACGACACGGTGCCGGCGACGTCCTCGGGTTCACCGAAGTGCCCGAGCGGCAACTCCGCCGCCTTGGCGCGCCGCCAATCCTCCGACAATGCCTGCACCAGTGGCGTGTTGATCGGGCCGGGCGCGACCGCATTGACCCGCACGCCGCTGGCGCTGACTTCCCGAGCCAGTGCCTTCGTCATGCCGATGATGGCGGCTTTCGCGGCACTATAGTGAACGAGCTCGATGCCGCCGATCTGGCCAAGTTGCGACGCCATATTGATGATCGACCCCGCGCCACGCGCCAACATGCCGGGCAGCACGGCCTTGGTGCAGAGGAACGTGCCGCGGACATGGACCGCGACCATGCGGTCGAAATCGTGAGCAGTGAGGTCGATGAACCGAGCCTGATGCACATAGCCCGCATTGTTGACCAGCACGGTGCAAGGACCGAGCCCGTCGGCCAGGGCCGCGATCGCGGCGACATCGGCTTCGCGGGAGATGTCACCGGCCACGGCCTCGGCTTGTCCGCCGGCGGCCCGGATCGACACGGCAGCCTCCTCCGCCCGCTCGGCCGTCAGGTCGTTGACCACAACCGTGAACCCATCTCGTGCCAGGCGTTGCGCGACCGCAAGGCCGATCCCCGATCCCGCGCCGGTCACGATCGCGACGCCTTTAAGCTCCGCTCCCATCATGCCTCCTCCTGCACCAGCACCCGCTGGGCGCGGCGGATCGACATTCCCATCAGCACCGCATAAACGGCCAGCAGCGCCAGCGAGAAGAGCGTCGTCAACACGCCGAACGCGAAGATGTTGGGATGGATTTCGACCGAGAACGTGCCGTAGATCGCCAGCGGCAGCGTGAGGTCACGACCCGAGGCGAACAGCGTCCGCGAGAATTCGTCGTAGGAGAGCGTGAAGCAGAACAGCATCGCCGACAGAACACCCGGAAAGATCAGCGGGAAGGTGACTTTGCGGAACGTGCGGGCCGGCGTGACGCCGAGCGACCACGCGGCTTCTTCGACGGTCGGATCGAAGCGATTGAAGATCGCCAGCATGACCAGGAACGCGAAGGGAAATGTGTAGACGACGTGCAGCACGAAAGCCGTGCTCCACCAGTGTCGGTCGATGCCGAGCGTGTTGGCCAGCAGCGCTGTGCCGAGGCCGACCAAGACGCCTGGCACCATCATGCCGAGCACGATGAGGTAGAAGACTGCGCTCGATCCCTTGAACTTCTGCCGGAAGGCTTGCGCCGACATGACGCCCAGAACGGTCGAGACGACGGTGGTCATGAACGAGAGGACGAGTGAGCGGATCAGGCCGTCCTCGATCGGCAGTGGCGCGATGCGCGATGGCGGGTTCATGCCGAACAGGTCGCGATACCAATAGGTTGACCATTCGATGATGGGAAATTGCGGGCCACCTTCGGGACCCGACTGGAACGACAGGATACCCAGCACCAGCAACGGCCCGTAGAGAAACAGCAGGAACAGGCCGCAATAGACCGCGAGGATGGGTTTCAGCACGGGCGCGCGCATCTCAGAGCTCCCGCTTCAGATCGACGAGACGAAGCAGCGCCGCCACCACGATCCCCATGATGATCGTCAGCACGACGCCGGCCACGGCCGCGAAGGCCCATTTGAGCGACCCGACTTGCGTCACGATGATGTTGCCGAGCAGATTGACCTTGCGGCCCGACAGCGCCGCGGCGGTCGCGAATTCGCCCAGCACCATGACCGAAACAAAGATGGAGCCGACCACGACGCCCGGCAGGCTGAGCGGGAAGATGATGGTGCGAAAGATGCGCGTGAAACTCGCGCCGAGGTCTTGCGCCGCTTCGATGATGTTCGGGTCGATACGGCCGAGCATGAAGGCGATCGGGCCGACCATGAAGACGCAGTAGATCTGCGTCATGCCGATCACCACGGATAACTCGGTGAACAGCAAGGCGTCGATCGGCTGCGAGGTGATGTGCAGGGCCTGCAGGATGATGTTGATGGCGCCTTCCTTGCCCAGCATCGGCCGCCAGGCGAGCACGCGGATCAGGAACGAGGTCCAGAACGGAATGACGCACAGCACGAGGAGCGCCGTTGCGACCGTCTTGTTGCGGACGAAAAGCCCGACGAACAGCGCCGTCGGATAGCCGACCAGAAAGGTCGTGGCCAAGACGATCAGCCAGATGCGGATCGTGGTCCAGAGCGCGCCGAGATAGGTCTCGCTGGTGAAGAAGGTCTGCCAGCTCTTGGTGGTCAGGATCGGCTCGATCTTGAACGTGGTCTGCGTCCAGAACGACACGTAGACCATCATCAGAATGGGCAGCACGAGGAACAGCACCATCCAGATCACGCCGGGGGCGATCAGCCAGTAAGGCGTCCGCAGCGGCTTCATCGGAGTGGCGGGACTGGACACCTGTGGTGTCGTGGCTTCGATAGCCGTCATGACGAGGCTCCGGCACGGCGGGACAAAAGAAGCGCGTCGTCGACCTTCCAAGTCAGGCCGTAAGACCGCCCCGGCTCGAAGGTCTGCGGGTCGCGGTGGCTGAGGTGATCCTCGACCGTGACGACCGCGCCGCTCGGAAGCTTGAAGAACGAGGTCACGGCCGGCCCAGAATATTCGCTTGCCACGAAAATCGCACGCAGCAGTGGATCACCGGGAGCGGCCTCGCCGATCGCCTGGACCGAGATGAGGTCCTGGCGGATCGCGTAGATCGGGGCATCGTTCGGCGCGGCAGAGGCGCAGGGGAATAGACACCCCTCCGCTTCGAAGCCGCCGGCCGCGACCCTCCCCTCGATCAGGTTGTAGCAATTGAGAAAGCGGGCCACGCGGGCGTCGCGGGGCCGGGTGTAAACCCGATCCGGCAAACCGACTTGGGCGATATGGCCTTCGTCGAGCACGATGACCTCATCGCCCATGGCGAGCGCTTCGTTCTCGCTTCCGGTGACGTGCAGGAATGTAACGCCAAGCCGTTCCCGGATGCGGCGCAACTCACCGCACATGCGCGTTCGCAAATTGGCATCGAGCGCACCGAGCGGCTCGTCGAGTAAAACCAGCTGCGGCTCCGTCACCAACGTCCGAGCGAGAGCGACGCGCTGACGTTGGCCGCCGGAAATCTGCGTCACGGAGCGGCGCTCCAAACCGCCGAGACCAACGAGGTCGATCATGGCGCGGACGTTCGCCTCGATCGCCTTCGGCTCGATCTGGCGACCGGCACCATGACGGAGCCCAAACGCCACGTTGTCGAAGACGTTCAGATGCGGGAACAGAGCAAAATTCTGAAACACGACGCCGATGTTTCGGCGGTGGGCCGGTACCCCGTGGAGGGGCGCACCGTTAAGAAAAATCTCGCCTCGATCGACGGTCTCGAATCCCGCGATCGTGCGGAGCAGAACCGTCTTGCCGGAACCGCTGGACCCGAGCAGGGCCACATAGGCATTGTCGGGGATGCTGAGCGTGATGTCGTTCAGGGCCATCGCCGCCCCATACGCCTTGGTGAGGCCGTCGAGGCGCAACACCGGGGGACCGCGCATGGAGTCAGGAACTGATGGTTGAACCGCCAAGGGCAAATGGATCTCCCCGCACAACAAACGGTCTCAGCCGATTCGTCTTGATCGCAAGCCTAAGATAAACGTCTTTTGTACGCAAGCTCACTTTGTAAGCGTGTTTTTTGGAGTGAAGAAGTATGATTGTGCTGTTTTTTAATCAGCAACGCACAAATTTTAGAGTTTCTGACCCATGCTTCATATGTGTAACGTACACAATCAACATTAAACGAACGGCAAGGTGATGGTCACGGCAGAGACGGTCGGCTCATCCGAGAGAACAATGGTGAGCCAGCGCTTCGAGCGTCGCCATGAGTTGGTGCATCGTGTTCTGCACGCCAATATTGTGCGGGGACACTTTCCCGAAGGACTGGTGCTGCTCGAAGCGCCGCTCGCCGAACTGCTACAAACCAGCCGTGCGCCGGTCCAACGCGCCCTGCAGGATCTCGAGCGGGACGGTCTCGTGCACCGGTTTGAAGGCCGAGGTTTCCTGGTCGGCCGTCTCGACAACCCCGGCCAGCCGATCCGGATCGACCTCCGCGAACTCGGACTGGTGATGTCCGGCGAGATGGACGAAGCCCTGCAGACGCGAGGGTCCGGCGAATGGATCCTGGACGATCTCGAACAGGCCGTGTCGTCGTGCCTCGTCTTCGGCGAATTCCGAATGATCGAGGCCGAAGTCGCGGCCCATTTTCATGTGAGCCGTACCGTGATCCGCGATGTGCTCGGGCGGTTGCAGGAACGCGGCCTGCTTCG includes:
- a CDS encoding SDR family NAD(P)-dependent oxidoreductase, with the translated sequence MGAELKGVAIVTGAGSGIGLAVAQRLARDGFTVVVNDLTAERAEEAAVSIRAAGGQAEAVAGDISREADVAAIAALADGLGPCTVLVNNAGYVHQARFIDLTAHDFDRMVAVHVRGTFLCTKAVLPGMLARGAGSIINMASQLGQIGGIELVHYSAAKAAIIGMTKALAREVSASGVRVNAVAPGPINTPLVQALSEDWRRAKAAELPLGHFGEPEDVAGTVSFLASADAKIYVGQTLGPNSGDVML
- a CDS encoding ABC transporter permease; amino-acid sequence: MKPLRTPYWLIAPGVIWMVLFLVLPILMMVYVSFWTQTTFKIEPILTTKSWQTFFTSETYLGALWTTIRIWLIVLATTFLVGYPTALFVGLFVRNKTVATALLVLCVIPFWTSFLIRVLAWRPMLGKEGAINIILQALHITSQPIDALLFTELSVVIGMTQIYCVFMVGPIAFMLGRIDPNIIEAAQDLGASFTRIFRTIIFPLSLPGVVVGSIFVSVMVLGEFATAAALSGRKVNLLGNIIVTQVGSLKWAFAAVAGVVLTIIMGIVVAALLRLVDLKREL
- a CDS encoding ABC transporter substrate-binding protein, which gives rise to MVDKLDLDRRTLLKGTAGAMALALGGGTPFLGSGRAYAAASGLASEQLRTIGLSVTVQDRILADFKKESGTGTTQGTAATFPDAQTKILSGSKDYDCWEIIAERLPAVVQTNNVEPVPVADVKNWSNIRDTFTKPNPKWAPKAQITGQIWVNDAHSKLWMVPAVYNYDSIGYNPDALSAEEANTWTAIFDKKYKGKSGLNTDPLIAFGQAIMAMNTLGLLESKNPGNPTKQEIEEGAKFLISKKKDGQFRALWGDFGELVNLMASGEMVVCDAWQPAVMAVKAQGKPCKYAVPKEGYRAWAIGPTMIAGTANKDAVVAYADFWLSGEPGITVSEQGYYSPSTNIQKVMSPDKYAFWYEGKPWKGARERGIKEGDLRDGGSLATRAQNVAYWHQWPDEYDLVVSKWDEFLSA
- a CDS encoding CobW family GTP-binding protein gives rise to the protein MSQIPDFTPVILLTGFLGSGKTTLLARLLQDPALADTAVLINEFGEVGLDHHLLDRIDDTMVMLSSGCLCCTIRGELADAIKSLQSRRARGEVPPFRRIVIESTGLADPLPVIATITADAVLKHHFRMGAVVTTVDAVNGRDQLAHQPESVSQAAVADRLVLTKTDLCDPEGIEAVVAALRVINPDAPLMMARTDTLDAEGILSERPALTAAIDGFRCVAAPSRTGVGSAHGEDVSSVSLVVDGPLDWTLFGLWLTMLLNRHGRRILRVKGLLNVEGADTPVAIHGVQQLVHVPTHLSAWPNADRRSRLVFITRGLDPGLIERSLAAFGLLRDPLALSSAG
- a CDS encoding ABC transporter ATP-binding protein translates to MTYDVELIGVGKTYDNGSPAVIDFDLTIQKGEFIAFLGPSGCGKTTTLRMIAGFETITSGDIFIKGQRINDLPPERRPTSMIFQNYALFPHMTVRRNVGYGLDVKGMPRIERDAKVERILATLGLTDIADQKPDRLSGGQRQRIALARGLVVEPDILLLDEPLGALDANLRKAIQAELKLLQVNLGITFIFVTHAQSEALTMSDRIVVMNNGRIEQISSPRDLYTRPDSRFVAQFIGRNTILSGSLQGVENGRGQVLTTFGRFSGVMNKPVVPGAQASLVVPAEAFTMNAVSAGLAVSKSERGNVLQATIESRDMVGPIVRFLLAIEGGQSVALEGHVERYGQGFPTGSSVHVSWDAAKATIIPAAA
- a CDS encoding polysaccharide deacetylase family protein, which encodes MAKEILCGFGIDVDAVAGWLGSYGGEDSPDDISRGLFAGEVGSPRLLKMFNRLGIKTTWFIPGHSIETFPKEMQAVADSGHEIGIHGYSHENPIAMTREQETEILDKCIELVTKLSGKRPTGYVAPWWEFSTVTNELLLERGIKYDHSLMHHDHQPYRVRVGDSWTKIDYSKKPSDWMVPLKRGEETDLIEIPASWYLDDLPPMMFIKKAPNSHGFVNPRDIEQMWRDQFDWVYREYDYAVFPITIHPDVSGRPHVLMMLERLYQHMISHPGVKFVTMDEMADDYAKRVPRGK
- a CDS encoding amidase, coding for MEAFRGRSILQFAAAFAGGGPDPVEAAEQALQAIDGCTDRSVFTVTTPLRANAEAAASAARHRDGRPLSLLDGVPVAWKDLFDLKGQVTRAGSVVLDEGPAAQDAALVTRLAEAGAVTIGKVNMTEFAYSGLGLNPHYGTPINPWSRDEPRVPGGSSSGSGVAVALGLVPIAIGSDTGGSVRIPAAYNGVIGFKPSSGRWPMAGGFPLSLTLDTAGVLCRTVVDAVIVDAAARGLVVPDLRRGRIAGLRLVVPTNVVWDGMEPDVAQNFEAALARLAAAGATIVRRPLPVLDAIVALNASHGPLAAVDAYRLHKDRLASDAATRMDRRVVKRLLSGRAIGPAAEQDIRATRTRLIDETLSLFDGQTLVAFPTIPHVAPPIAALEADDDLFVATNTKTLRNTLLGNFLDWCGLSIPSGFDHQGLPTACLLSGGPGFDDDLLATGLAAEALIRGPVASPL
- a CDS encoding ABC transporter ATP-binding protein; the encoded protein is MRGPPVLRLDGLTKAYGAAMALNDITLSIPDNAYVALLGSSGSGKTVLLRTIAGFETVDRGEIFLNGAPLHGVPAHRRNIGVVFQNFALFPHLNVFDNVAFGLRHGAGRQIEPKAIEANVRAMIDLVGLGGLERRSVTQISGGQRQRVALARTLVTEPQLVLLDEPLGALDANLRTRMCGELRRIRERLGVTFLHVTGSENEALAMGDEVIVLDEGHIAQVGLPDRVYTRPRDARVARFLNCYNLIEGRVAAGGFEAEGCLFPCASAAPNDAPIYAIRQDLISVQAIGEAAPGDPLLRAIFVASEYSGPAVTSFFKLPSGAVVTVEDHLSHRDPQTFEPGRSYGLTWKVDDALLLSRRAGASS
- a CDS encoding SDR family NAD(P)-dependent oxidoreductase; this encodes MSRSAPNVLITGGGIGIGRATAETFAQAGYRVIVTDILDAGQTVADAIVAAGGQAEFHPLDVRSTADADRIVADVESRFGALDCIVANAGIAHRVPMAEMTDQTWDHTLDIDLKGMLRVIRPALAGMKAAKTGSIICLSSIMGVAYGWDEHVHYSTAKAGVVGLVRGLAVELARAGIRVNGIAPGYIRTAQLLSEEHSLGPAGAEKAGDFIPMGRIGEPGEIADVALFLASQAARYVTGQVIVVDGGLLVGRY
- a CDS encoding ABC transporter permease; this encodes MRAPVLKPILAVYCGLFLLFLYGPLLVLGILSFQSGPEGGPQFPIIEWSTYWYRDLFGMNPPSRIAPLPIEDGLIRSLVLSFMTTVVSTVLGVMSAQAFRQKFKGSSAVFYLIVLGMMVPGVLVGLGTALLANTLGIDRHWWSTAFVLHVVYTFPFAFLVMLAIFNRFDPTVEEAAWSLGVTPARTFRKVTFPLIFPGVLSAMLFCFTLSYDEFSRTLFASGRDLTLPLAIYGTFSVEIHPNIFAFGVLTTLFSLALLAVYAVLMGMSIRRAQRVLVQEEA